The Toxorhynchites rutilus septentrionalis strain SRP chromosome 3, ASM2978413v1, whole genome shotgun sequence genome includes a region encoding these proteins:
- the LOC129780374 gene encoding lysosomal-associated transmembrane protein 4B isoform X2 has translation MHEVWTIELKFFSCPGSWTLHRTAAMSTTSCRNCQRMICLPTPSRNGTKSSFLNVLALGILSVIIRTNNYHLLLNDLNENENNENDQFAPILPTPLSKVDPPYAYRDNFQQTGFHNDVDMSGSGLVFLCMIAVTLMLIYGAVKGKPSHLLPFFCLQIFDFVIATLTAAGHLCYIRSMHLWITESPNRLPWREELIKLNPQTLSVLVLIGFILFIFLKAYAIGIVWRCYKFLTLRQQNLRSMLPYIIPNTSNTTNMQGGCDNNSLLPGYDEAIAQNLKQAPPPSYMIAMAMNNKIIETASREPIVIEETVDFNNAGSVNCDPPPYNVIDNGTAQEQITTDTNESAVVAEPSSQSSPTK, from the exons ATGCACGAAGTCTGGACAATAGAGCTAAAGTTCTTCTCCTGCCCTGGAAGCTGGACACTTCATCGCACAGCCGCTATGTCAACTACATCCTGTCGAAATTGTCAAAGAATGATATGTTTGCCGACACCATCAAGAAATGGAACAAAATCTTCG TTTCTCAACGTGCTTGCCCTTGGAATTCTTTCCGTGATAATCAGAACGAATAACTATCATCTTTTGCTCaatgatttgaatgaaaatgaaaataacgaAAATGATCAATTTGCACCAATATTACCAACACCTCTCAGTAAAGTTGATCCACCGTACGCCTATCGTGATAATTTCCAGCAGACTGGATTTCATA ATGATGTTGATATGAGCGGAAGTGGACTAGTTTTCCTGTGTATGATTGCCGTTACTTTGATGTTGATTTACGGCGCGGTCAAGGGAAAACCTTCTCACTTGTTGCCCTTCTTTTGTTTACAGATATTTGACTTCGTAATTGCTAC TCTTACAGCTGCTGGTCATTTGTGTTATATTCGCTCGATGCACCTCTGGATAACTGAAAGTCCAAACCGTCTACCTTGGAGGGAGGAATTGATCAAATTGAATCCACAAACATTGTCAGTACTCGTCTTAATTGGATTCATTCTCTTTATATTCCtgaaagcttatgcgattgggATAGTTTGGCGTTGTTATAAATTTCTAACACTCAGACAGCAAAATCTGCGTTCTATGTTGCCTTACATTATCCCAAATACATCAAACACTACGAACATGCAAGGG GGATGCGACAACAATTCTCTCCTGCCTGGCTATGATGAAGCAATTGCCCAAAATTTGAAACAAGCGCCACCTCCATCCTATATGATCGCCATGGCTATgaacaataaaattattgaaactGCTTCGCGTGAACCAATAGTGATAGAAGAAACGGTTGATTTCAATAACGCCGGCAGTGTCAATTGTGATCCTCCACCATACAACGTTATTGATAATGGCACAGCACAAGAACAAATAACAACTGATACAAATGAGTCGGCTGTCGTTGCAGAACCTTCATCGCAATCTTCGCCGactaaatga
- the LOC129780374 gene encoding lysosomal-associated transmembrane protein 4B isoform X1, whose amino-acid sequence MHEVWTIELKFFSCPGSWTLHRTAAMSTTSCRNCQRMICLPTPSRNGTKSSFLNVLALGILSVIIRTNNYHLLLNDLNENENNENDQFAPILPTPLSKVDPPYAYRDNFQQTGFHSNDVDMSGSGLVFLCMIAVTLMLIYGAVKGKPSHLLPFFCLQIFDFVIATLTAAGHLCYIRSMHLWITESPNRLPWREELIKLNPQTLSVLVLIGFILFIFLKAYAIGIVWRCYKFLTLRQQNLRSMLPYIIPNTSNTTNMQGGCDNNSLLPGYDEAIAQNLKQAPPPSYMIAMAMNNKIIETASREPIVIEETVDFNNAGSVNCDPPPYNVIDNGTAQEQITTDTNESAVVAEPSSQSSPTK is encoded by the exons ATGCACGAAGTCTGGACAATAGAGCTAAAGTTCTTCTCCTGCCCTGGAAGCTGGACACTTCATCGCACAGCCGCTATGTCAACTACATCCTGTCGAAATTGTCAAAGAATGATATGTTTGCCGACACCATCAAGAAATGGAACAAAATCTTCG TTTCTCAACGTGCTTGCCCTTGGAATTCTTTCCGTGATAATCAGAACGAATAACTATCATCTTTTGCTCaatgatttgaatgaaaatgaaaataacgaAAATGATCAATTTGCACCAATATTACCAACACCTCTCAGTAAAGTTGATCCACCGTACGCCTATCGTGATAATTTCCAGCAGACTGGATTTCATAGTA ATGATGTTGATATGAGCGGAAGTGGACTAGTTTTCCTGTGTATGATTGCCGTTACTTTGATGTTGATTTACGGCGCGGTCAAGGGAAAACCTTCTCACTTGTTGCCCTTCTTTTGTTTACAGATATTTGACTTCGTAATTGCTAC TCTTACAGCTGCTGGTCATTTGTGTTATATTCGCTCGATGCACCTCTGGATAACTGAAAGTCCAAACCGTCTACCTTGGAGGGAGGAATTGATCAAATTGAATCCACAAACATTGTCAGTACTCGTCTTAATTGGATTCATTCTCTTTATATTCCtgaaagcttatgcgattgggATAGTTTGGCGTTGTTATAAATTTCTAACACTCAGACAGCAAAATCTGCGTTCTATGTTGCCTTACATTATCCCAAATACATCAAACACTACGAACATGCAAGGG GGATGCGACAACAATTCTCTCCTGCCTGGCTATGATGAAGCAATTGCCCAAAATTTGAAACAAGCGCCACCTCCATCCTATATGATCGCCATGGCTATgaacaataaaattattgaaactGCTTCGCGTGAACCAATAGTGATAGAAGAAACGGTTGATTTCAATAACGCCGGCAGTGTCAATTGTGATCCTCCACCATACAACGTTATTGATAATGGCACAGCACAAGAACAAATAACAACTGATACAAATGAGTCGGCTGTCGTTGCAGAACCTTCATCGCAATCTTCGCCGactaaatga
- the LOC129780374 gene encoding lysosomal-associated transmembrane protein 4B isoform X3, translating to MLRIRFKMSPSIRNKEWTCCFGLHVRTTTIIIGVWHLFLNVLALGILSVIIRTNNYHLLLNDLNENENNENDQFAPILPTPLSKVDPPYAYRDNFQQTGFHSNDVDMSGSGLVFLCMIAVTLMLIYGAVKGKPSHLLPFFCLQIFDFVIATLTAAGHLCYIRSMHLWITESPNRLPWREELIKLNPQTLSVLVLIGFILFIFLKAYAIGIVWRCYKFLTLRQQNLRSMLPYIIPNTSNTTNMQGGCDNNSLLPGYDEAIAQNLKQAPPPSYMIAMAMNNKIIETASREPIVIEETVDFNNAGSVNCDPPPYNVIDNGTAQEQITTDTNESAVVAEPSSQSSPTK from the exons ATGCTGAGAATAAGATTCAAAATGAGTCCTTCAATAAGAAACAAGGAGTGGACCTGTTGCTTTGGTTTGCATGTTCGCACAACAACCATTATAATCGGTGTATGGCATTTG TTTCTCAACGTGCTTGCCCTTGGAATTCTTTCCGTGATAATCAGAACGAATAACTATCATCTTTTGCTCaatgatttgaatgaaaatgaaaataacgaAAATGATCAATTTGCACCAATATTACCAACACCTCTCAGTAAAGTTGATCCACCGTACGCCTATCGTGATAATTTCCAGCAGACTGGATTTCATAGTA ATGATGTTGATATGAGCGGAAGTGGACTAGTTTTCCTGTGTATGATTGCCGTTACTTTGATGTTGATTTACGGCGCGGTCAAGGGAAAACCTTCTCACTTGTTGCCCTTCTTTTGTTTACAGATATTTGACTTCGTAATTGCTAC TCTTACAGCTGCTGGTCATTTGTGTTATATTCGCTCGATGCACCTCTGGATAACTGAAAGTCCAAACCGTCTACCTTGGAGGGAGGAATTGATCAAATTGAATCCACAAACATTGTCAGTACTCGTCTTAATTGGATTCATTCTCTTTATATTCCtgaaagcttatgcgattgggATAGTTTGGCGTTGTTATAAATTTCTAACACTCAGACAGCAAAATCTGCGTTCTATGTTGCCTTACATTATCCCAAATACATCAAACACTACGAACATGCAAGGG GGATGCGACAACAATTCTCTCCTGCCTGGCTATGATGAAGCAATTGCCCAAAATTTGAAACAAGCGCCACCTCCATCCTATATGATCGCCATGGCTATgaacaataaaattattgaaactGCTTCGCGTGAACCAATAGTGATAGAAGAAACGGTTGATTTCAATAACGCCGGCAGTGTCAATTGTGATCCTCCACCATACAACGTTATTGATAATGGCACAGCACAAGAACAAATAACAACTGATACAAATGAGTCGGCTGTCGTTGCAGAACCTTCATCGCAATCTTCGCCGactaaatga